A window from Malania oleifera isolate guangnan ecotype guangnan chromosome 7, ASM2987363v1, whole genome shotgun sequence encodes these proteins:
- the LOC131159944 gene encoding uncharacterized protein LOC131159944, whose protein sequence is MEDRKERNAPWLSVPQFGDWDQKGQVPDYSVDFSKIREMRKQNKRDVSRASLGNEEDFIAAPVADTNSTVHADHHQHHHYQQNHESPTTRRSILSYFNCCAKA, encoded by the exons ATGGAGGATCGCAAGGAG AGGAATGCCCCATGGCTATCTGTGCCACAATTTGGGGACTGGGACCAGAAGGGGCAAGTGCCAGACTACTCCGTGGATTTCTCCAAAATCAGGGAAATGAGGAAGCAGAACAAGAGAGATGTCTCCAGAGCAAGTCTTGGAAACGAAGAAGACTTCATTGCTGCCCCGGTTGCTGATACCAATTCCACAGTCCACGCCGATCATCATCAGCACCACCATTACCAGCAGAACCACGAATCCCCAACT ACGAGGAGGAGCATACTCAGCTACTTCAACTGTTGTGCGAAAGCTTGA